tgatattaatttgaatactgtgcattgaatagaaaaattTGCACAACTGCCattatttgtgtatatttatttcttgtacattcagccttgaagagaaattgcaaaaaataataagtatgaccctcctaagtgggttttttggaagatatcaacaaaatcccgactgtttgctgtcctggctcctaaatggtggaatgagctccacattaacatcaggacagaaagtctacacatcttccgccgcaaactaaaaacacacctcttccgactataccttgaatacaagtttaaactaacaatttattagcacttaaatggcacttacttatagcactttgtagttttgcttttttgaagaaattgtgctttcttgattcttgttgttctgggtttgttcctcatggttgatgcacttattgtaagtcgctttggataaaagtgtcacctaaatgaaatgtaatgtaatggtagatctcggcttaagtttggaattaaaaagtgatcttgggctcgaaaaggctggtgaccactgatctaaattgtacaaatagttgttttctttactctagaatgataatttacattaaaatactttatattgacatcaggagcgggtcctctctacggaggtcaccatgtattttacagtagcccagactggacaaactaaacacctttttgagtttttatgacaactgaaggctaccacaggttctctcttatgtttggaaggggagggtgaagtgagagctgttcagctgcaacatgcaacttcaccactagatgtcaataaatcctaaacactgaacctttaacctattcctcctctctctgtgcaggAGGTGGCCAGGTTCCTGGACGCTAAACATGAAGACCATTATAAAGTTTACAACCTGTGCAGTAAGTTTGCACCACCTCTCATCACATCGCACTCTATTGCCTTTGGATAGAACTCAACAAACAGTATCATTTTTGTTTCCAGGTGAGAAAGGTTACGACCCCCAGTTCTTCCACTACAAAGTTGAACGTGTGTTCATCGACGACCACAACGTCCCCTCCCTGGAGTGAGTTAACCTTTTCttttgtgatgtgtttttctgttgcacCGCTTCCTTCTGTTTGTGATTATATTGAAGCGCTGTAGATAAGAGCTTGTTAAAATAGTGCAGTGTGGTGATAACATGAAAGAACATCCTCACCACATTTGCACAGTGGCTGCAGGCATGTGTTAAATCATTATGAACACAAGCACAAACTGGATGTGTCACAAATAAGTGATAATATTTTCTCAGTTAATCTCTCATCATCGTGTGTTTTACTGTCTGTCTCAGGGACATGCTGAAATACACAGCCAATGTGAGGGAGTGGATGACGGACGATCCCAAAAACATCATTGCAATTCACTGTAAAGGAGGGAAAGGTGAGGCCAAAGATCTGCACTTGTTTCATTGTGATTTCCTGAATAATTTGAGTTGAATTTTAGCGTTTTGCTGTTGAAAAAGTGTAGCCTGTACCCTGATCTGATCATGACTCTGCTCTCTTTGACAGGACGCACAGGTACACTGGTGTGCACCTGGCTTATCGATAGTGACCAGTTTGAGAATGCACAAGTACGTCTTTTTTACTCTGAAACTTGTTCAAACAAGGGTTAACGAATGAGCAGCTGCAGACTTACACTTAgattaatttctgtttgtccaCCAGGACAGTCTGGAATATTTTGGTGAGAGGAGGACGGACAAGAGTCGCAGCTCCAAGTTTCAGGGAGTGGAGACTCCATCTCAGGTGAGAATCAGCCACTCAGGAGACATACTCACAAAAACttaggaagaaagaagaaagataTTTTGAGACGACACTTCTGGCTGCTGACTAGCGCCTCTTTGTGGTTGCAATTGACACAACTTGAACAGGGTATTTAATAAGTTACACTCTTATTGCCTTTTACCTGTATCTTTGcacaccttttttcttttttgattagACTGTCattcagtagagcgcatacctctgcaaCAGTCcctttgaattcaatcaagctgcaccaactttCACACACTGATACTGATCAGTATCCTAAATATGCCTCGCTAATCCATGAACTATTCCCTGGGagatcagtgaaaatgtccaaaaaaacGCCCTCTAtcgcaatgtcaaagaaagtgattcaaagattcctggatctgcccctttgtccagatcgGTGCCAAAACTCCACATTGCTCCTTATCACCTGTCAGTAATATGTGAAATGTGCTCATAAAGCCTTAGAAACTGAATtaatacaagttttttttaattctgtacCTGTGTGGTCCACAGAGCCGGTACGTGGGGTACTACGAGATCATGAAAACGAGGTTCAACAGGCAGCTGCCTCCACCCAAACCCCTCCACATCAAGAGCATCCGCATACACTCTATAGCAGGTAAAACCCTGCAAACCTGCAGGGCACTCAAACATCCTTTAAATTCGGCTTCGTGATAATGTTAACATCTGTTGGTCGTGCTCTTTCCCAGGTGTGGGTAAAGGGGACGGCAGCGATCTTAAGGTGAAGATAATTGTGAAGAAAGAGCtggtgtttcagtgtgtgtgtgccaaacaGGAGAACTGCAAAGTGAGTCTCACTCAAACCTCATTAGGTCACAATGATTCATTTGTTGATTCGATGATTAATGAATTTCCGGTGTTTTTGAAGGTGTTTCCTGACGTGGGCAATAATGCAGCAGTCATCAGTCTCCAGAACGGGCCTGAGGTCGAAGGAGACGTGAAGGTCATGTTTGAATCAAGTGCTGTGAGTTCCTCTCTTTATTTTGTCCTATgattctgtttgtcttttgtttttattcattcacttctaatgaaaatgtgtttattcttcttctaTGAGTGTTTAACTAagctaatttaaaaaatgtaaggttatataattttatttcttatttgattattttacacatatctattaaatttgtattattttactctaacttttttgtaattattttttgatttgatcctttttatttcttttacctcttttagtctctctcttttactctactctttttaattgatttatttttaattttagtctctgtgttgtttctaaTGTCTCTCACCTTTAGGGTCTTCCAAAAGGATACGAAGATGTCCCGTTCTACTTCTGGTTCAACACGTCCTTCATAGAGAACAAGTACATTTCTGTTGCtctgataaaaatgtatttcctttgCTCTTGaccttattttctgtttctaacTGAACTTTGAATTCCCACCACAGATTGTTTCTACCCAGGGATGAACTGGACAACCCACACAAACCCAAGACCTGGGACCTGTACAAGGAGGATTTTGGTGTCTCCATGTTCTTCTCTGaaccataataataaaaaatgctttAGAAAAATGAAGAAGGTACAATGGCTTGTTACAGGTGAACAGGAAacactaataaataaaaaaactgaaattaaaaaagacaattcaACTGTAATGTTTAATAAGGGATATATGAGGAAGCACCATGACATTTTATGTATTGTATTCCAGTAAACGAGttgatgtgtatgtgtggtgaCTCTTTTGGgtattcaataaaacatttttattgcacttgaaattaaattaaagcttAATTCtcattacaaaaaaattaaattacttttggaaaatgtcctttgaattacaaaataaactaccTCTGAATTTGTAATcgcagggtttctgcaggtttcaacaagtcaAATTTAAGATTTAATGTTAACATTAAAATACTAGAATTTTGTAGAAATTCTGAACATTCACtgcatgaaatattaaaaaaatattttatccataatttaatcactttgttttgattttatttataacatacTTGTACATTGTGAGTGATTTAAACATCTTTGCTGTTACGTTCCAAACTTTACTTCACAAAGAGGGTTTCTGATTTTAATTGGTAGTCATTTCTTTGACAAGCACTTAAAGCTTGAAAACTGCTATATagtttattataataaatgaaATTCAAGACCAGACAGATATGAAGTAtacatattataatatattgtcccaaactacaggcagagacagtaggtATCCATTGTCTTTCTCAAAGCAGAGGGCACTGACACTCTGAGGTATTTTAAGACTCAGGTTATTAGTTCCATGTTGatcttgtttgtattttcatgacagcatgcacacagagacattacaaacgCAAACTAATTTTAAAGTGGAACAGAATTAGCAATGGAATTTTAACATAATTTACACCTacttaaatgcatttaaaattcagattacatgagattttttttttatgttttaagacACTTGAGAAACCCTGCAAATAAAGCAAACAAGTGGGCAAGAGTATAAGATATTATCCTTTATTCGTATTTTATACAATCTTTGAATTATTGCTTTTTAACAGCCATTGTCATGCTCATGTTACACCACAGGACGCATAGATCAAGACCTGAAAACCTTCCCCGTTGAAGGTCTATCAAACTTGTTCTCCAGTACACCTGGAACATAAACCTCAAACAAAAGAATTAAAGTGCAGACACAAGTAACACTTAGTGAGGGGAAAACTGACGCTTATCTAGACTAGAAGACGTCTTTGCTAAGGCAAATGGTGCTGTGCATTAAGGTTTTGTACTTTAACTGAATCTTCACAAAAGGCGCATTTACGCAGCGTTATGACTCAACAAAACTAACCCTGGTAAATAATCACTGAGGTCCATTAACCCACCAGATCCAATAAAGTATTGTGGGACAGGTCAAAAGTCAGATAGTGATAAATTTAAAGCAAACTTTCCACTATGTCCCAATCAACAAGGTAGCAGTTgaagaaatgtcaaaacatgAGCAAAAACGTTGCATAATGATGACGATCCTCGAGGACATTTACATGAATGAATGTTGTCGTACCGCAGCATTTCAAGATTGTTGTCCAGGATGGATTCAAATTATTTTCCCTGAAAAAAGGCACCCAGTATAGAAGGAACTGAAAATCATGACGATGTCAAACAAACCCGTTAACCCCGGCTGTTCTGTGCTTTTCAAGTAAACAATAACATTATGGAAACTTTCTAACAGTCTTCACACAACTGACATTGCATTTGCAAAAACATGAGCAACAGCACAAGGCAAAACTGACAAATCCCCAACCTCTTCACAGTTGATGAAATCGACAAACTGTTCCTATCCTTACCCACCAGCAACAAGAACAAATTAACTTTTTGGCTCAATTTCTTATTTGGTCCAACTGCTCTTTTTCTCTATTCAACCAGTCAGTCCAAAGTTCCTCAGATCAGCAGAGGGTTTTTCTGGCAGCCCTCACCATGTTGCCTTTAAAACCATTGAGGAGGTCGCACTGCTCCAGCTCGTCGTAGCGCCCACTCCGCAGAAAGCAGAGCAGTGAGGTTTTGCATGTCTCCTTGCAGGGCGACGACACGTGTCCTTTATGTCTGAAGTACCAGAACCTTTGGAAGACTCGGTCATCATTGATGAAGGCCTGCATCAGCTTGTCGTAATCAGACGGGAACAGGGTGGAAAGACCGTATGCCTCGGTGGCGCGGTAAAGCAGTGTCCATTTCGGGTTTTGTTCTGGGCTGAGTGGAGCCCCTGGACTGTGGTTCACCTTTGTGAGGTTGAGGATGTAGGTTTCATGGTCGAGCACGAGCCGAGAGCTGCCGGGGTAGTCACCATCAACATAGTAGACACGGTATCCTGGAAAGAGTAAAAGAATTAAATCTTTGTTGCTTGTTCATTATGAAATGTTGAATCACTCCACTAGTTTGTGAACTCACCTGGGTTCAGATTAACATAGGTAGTGACACTGGGAGCGATGAAAGCCACTCCCAGCGGGCGGCTCATGGTGTCCTCGTCATAAAACATTTGGAACTCGTCTAAGTGCGTATGACCAAAAAACTGCCCAGCAATTGTACTTTCATATCTGGGAAGACAAAGCACAGGTTCAGACATTATCAGTGAAGAATTAGACAGTACACAGAGAACGTGTGTAGCAAAAGACAAAAGTCCAGATTCGAGAAGATGGACCATGCAACGCAACCTTTCAGCTACCAGACTAGTCAAGGACTCTGAACATTTTGATTActaaagcagaaaacacaaacaccatgaGATAGATGACTGACtcatgcaaaaaaacaagagatgaTGCAAGCTTTGCTGAAGATAAGTCAACCATGTTTCCAAGAGTCCAAGAGTATGGATAAAAGACTGCAGATAGAAGTATCACTAATTGACGCTGTGAAATCATGCgtttcagaaaaagaaactgctGACAGTACGGAACAAAATGGTCTTCCCTCAGTGACAATGATGTTAACTGGACATAGGATGACGTACTGCTGCCGTTGTCTTTGCTGCTCTACAACTTCCATTCCTAACAGTTCTATAATCTGCATTTTGGGATAAATGATCAGGGTAGCTACCTGTTGATAATGTGATAGTAGTTCCAGCTCCAGCTGCCGAGACACAGGCCAGGTGGGATGTGACCTATTATATGTACCTATGTAAAGTAGAAAATGACACCACATACAAGAGTTATTGTACtaataaaaacaggttttattcCAATCTCATGCTCAGTTCCAGTTACTGGAGGGTAAGTGAAATGAAACAAGAGTCATTACCCAGATCTAACATGAAGTAGTCGGCCAAAGTGGGACATTAAACACACCCAGTCTTCTTTCAGTTCTACAATATTAAACAAACTACCAGAAGTTCTTATTTTCTGTACTGTAATAAACTTTCCCATAATCTGCTTTGTTCATGtcatcttttgttattgttgctcCACTCACCTTCTCTCCCTGGTCCTCACTGGTCTGGAGTATATGGGCCAGCCACTGCAGCTGGTTAGCCGGGTCAGTCGAGTTCACCATCAGCCAGAAGTTTTCTCGAGCACAGAAGTTCATGTTGAGAGAGACCACCCTGAGACCAGGCTGCACCTTCACCGTGTAGAATCCTCcgtatctaaaaaaaaaaaaaagaattacataCAGACTAGAGTTGATCAGAAAGTGAGAACTCCAGGTGAGCCCACCCCGACCTTTGTAAAGGGAATAATGAAATGTGATCACTTCTCTGTACAAACAGTGGAAAGTGAGGTAAAGATTAAGTGACATAGAAAGTTCCtgataaattatataaaaaactgAACCACATATTTATCTAGAAACTAGACATAACAGCAGATATTATAAATTTGCCTTTTACAGACATATccgtatgtgtttgtttgccaataaaaaacagaacatttaattcacagaaaaagaaaatacagaaaagatcttcatttatgtttgcattttaagtaaaaaacaGAATTACCACTCAATGGTTGTATGCTTTCATaaacagtgcagtttcagtccctcCTGTATTCCCaatgaggtcattgtgaccttaacctttgaccactgaaatctaatcagttcatcttcatcCAGCGAAGGTTTGTACCAAATTAGAAAAGATTCCCTGAAAATTATGCAGCGATGttgaccaccaaaatgtaatcacttcAGCCTCAAATCCAACTGAGGATTAGAACCACTTGAAATGCCCTCAAAGCATTCTTGAGATATgatgttcacaagaatgagaCAGAAGGACAAGCCAAAAATATAATGCCTCTGCTTACTGACTGTCTCAGAGGTTTAAAAGAAACAGCGTCTACGTCTTGTCTACCAGACGTGCAAACCAACGCCAAAACTCAActtcacattcaaataaaataaaacacatgaatatgAAGAACCTTAGAGTCTTCAAAGCTTCCTTTGGTAACCATGCGGACCATTCCTCTGCCATCGTATCGTAGagccaggaggaggatctgTTGCCATGAACAAAGGGCGGTGGGAAGCTGTTCACTGGCGTACTCTCATGATTCCCTACAGCAGGATAAACTGTCACATGAGGTCCCAGGTGTCTGCACAGAAGACGGGAGAGAAGAGGTCAGAGTCATTACGTGTTTGGATCAGTTCCAGTTGACACATGACAAACATCCTGAAAGATAAACAGGCTGAGAATCAAGAGCACAAGGCCATCTGAGGTCTGAGCAAGTACATTACCAAGCAGCTGTGATCACCAGCAACATGGCTGAACGGTTTGACATTTCATCATCATGTTTCAGATATTCTATTAAAAATTACTCTGACAGCTAAGTGGCTGCTGGCAAATGTAAATCCAGTAGTAGCTGAACTACACACTGTGAAACTTCACTGAGAGGCAGTCATGTTTATCAAAACACTCAAAGCTGATCTTGAAGAAGAAATTACTTGTGGATGAGCCTGGAGATCTTAGTAAGCTctgacagctgctgtttcctggTCTGGGCCCAAACATTGTGCGCTGGTATATCTCCGGTCCAGTAAACCCAGTCCCAGGATCCGGCTCCGGCTGCATTTTCCAGGAGGTTCTCCACCGTGCGCAGAGGCAGGTCACACTTACTGTAGGTTCCCCAGTAACCGGCCTCTCGCCGCCTCCAGCTGGGAGAGCCAGAGTCATTCCGGCAGCACAGAGGGTCCTTGCAGTCTGCAGAGCTGCCGGCTTGGTACTCCTGTCAACAGAGATGATTTTTAAAGACGCACTTGAGCCAAAACAATGTCAAGTCAAAAATCATGCCGCCATTTTCTGTTCAATTATTCCAGATTTCTTGGGCAAATCTATATTAAGCTGCTTTTAATACCCCTGCACTTTCTGATTGACTTTAACTCTAAGATGCAACAAAAACCTGCCATGTTAAAAAGAGGGGTATAACCAAATTTTCCAGACTCAAACAATTGTACTTTGGGGAATCTCTCAGCAGCACACGCTCACCTTGTCCCAGTGGATATCAGTTAGAAATAGGACCCTGCTCTGTGGAGAACCAGGTttaggaggagaggggggtgtCACAGGAGGCTTGGGGACCTTTGGCAAGGTGATGTTCCAGGGTGCGTAGATGTCAAACTTGCCACAGGAGGGGCCGATCAGCATGGCACAAGCCTCAGAGGGCCACAGCACGGACTGCTGCAGAGCTCGGATGAAGTCGTCCCTGAACAGCTCGGTTATTTGTCGACACACCTGCTCATCGGCCAGATGGAGACGGATACAAGCCTCACCGAACGCACGGGCCACCCGCTCCTCATTTGAATCAGCCTACAAGAAGTGACAAAAAGCCAAATTTGAGTCTAAGAAGTGATGTGGTAAACAATGCTTCACTGACTGATGTCAAAACCACAAACTTCCTGGAACAGCAGTCGAGCGGACATCACAAACCACCCTCTTGCAATTGGTTCTGCATTTAAATGTAGTATTTACACTTTCGATGGTAATAGTCAAGATTAATCTGCCCGGTTTAGAAATGCATGTTTTTGCAGTCAGGGCCCATCAGCTCTGGAAATCCCTGCCTAAGGATCTGAGACTTGCAGAATCAGTGACATCTTTTAACATCACTTCTAAAAGGAGCCTTTTATTCCATCTTATTGAATTGCCTTATCTTATCTGCCTTAGTCCTGAAATGTCATAACCCTTGTTTACTctgcataaataaagtttatcataattattattagcTTTTCTCAGTTTAATTAAATGCATTTCAAGACAACCTGTGGCTGAGTAAAGCACTTTAACATCATTATTAGTAGGAGACCTGATGTGGATCTGATAACATTACCAGCAGGGCGACATCAAGGATGGTGAAGGCAGCTTTACACATCGAACAGGAGACATTTCTCCAGTTGAATCTGACCCTGTTCTGCTCAAGGAAAACCAGGCCCGGCTTCTCCGGGGTGTGAGCGGGGAAACCGGAGGCcaacagcggcagcagcagcaccaggaagCCGGTGAGGAGCCCGCAGGTGGGCGGCACAGCGGGGAGCCTCATTGCCCTGGCGGCAGGTGTCCTCCGGGTGGTCCGCAGCCTCTGTGAACAAGGAACCAGGAagtcacattaaaaacagcacGGTAACTTAACACGTACCCACAAACAGAGGAGCTAAGCTAAGAGTGGTAGGCAGCTAGCTTAGCTTCTTACTTTCTCTCTGCACCTCACGAAAAATAAGTCCCCGGCCGAGGAGGGTCGAGGTCGTCGGCGTGTCCTCGGGCTTTAAGGGCCGGGGAAGCAGTGGACACGAGTCGGGCAGGAAGGCGAGGACAGTCCCGGTGAAGGAGAGCAGGTCGACGGGCTCCTCTCGTGTTCAGTGTTCCACCAGCTGCACGCACCCTGTTGTGATGATCACAGCATCTGCGCTCGCTCTTGTAAACGCGACAGAGTCAGCTGACCCGTCACGTGACCACTTCTTCTTATCACCGCCCCAGCACCACCAGCCCCGGACTCCTcagcttccccccccctccacttctactctgatgtttgtgtcactttACACTTTCACACCTAAGTTTCACACACAGGAAGTAGTACAACTATATACATAAGTAACCTCTCATCACATGAAGTAGAATTTCACTGAGTAGAGCAAATATCTCGATCACGGCCAAACAACAGTCTAGTTCTTATTGTAAAAATATACAagaactagaattaccgccctGCTGCCGCATGCCTCTGCCAATCAGTAAAGTTTCAGTCTAATCACTTAATATTTGTCCAAGTGACAACTAGTCAAAGTTTGAAGCAATTCCTTACAAGCAGAtgtgagatatcatgttcaagagcatgttcaaaaccaaaaacatgtttgtaagcccactgtgaccttgacctttgagcTCCAacaaccaaaatctaatcagtttgtATTTTAGTTCAAGTGcatgtttgtaccaaatgtgaagaaatttgGTCGAGAGGCACAAAAAGGTTGAGAGGCATAAAAAGGAAGTCTGATTAACTATGATAACTTATAATTTATTTGCCATAAAAGattgtaaaataaagttataaaaatCCTGAATGTGTCCCTTAATTaatctgcatctgcaccaaaattgaatgggttctttccagGCCCAGGAAACATCCCTTCACCAACTTTGGTGGAAATCCATTCCGTAGTTTCTGCTTaatcctgcaaaaaaacaaactaatggaCAAGAAAAACCTATCAGACATTTGATTTGCTGTCATAGGTGACTCTTACCCTGCATCATAAAAGGCTTGTCATCTGCCAAGAGCATGATAACTGAGCTTAGAGGTTTACTGTTACCttaaaaagttgtatttctcaAGTAGTCAGAAAATTCTCATAGTGCCATCTTGTGGCCTTCTTCACAGGATAGAGATCACTCAGTTGCAAACTCCATCCAGTGATGAACATTTTCCAGCAGGCTAACCATTGTTCGGAGGACGATGATGTCCTCAAATAAAACAACGAGGGTTtgtcataaatataaaatatttattgcaTTGGCATTTGTTGATGTGTATAAAAGCAATGTTTCTATACACATTTCTTTGGATCAGTCTCTAAGCAATTGTGCCTGACATATCGCTGAATATAATCCACACTGGACTTAAAGGTCTGCCAGCATTTTCAATTCAGCATTATAATAAAAGAGCTCAGAGATACGCTAAAGAACATTTATACCTCAATTTTAAATTATACACGAAAAGCAGATTTGAATTGTGTGGCTGAAGTGGTCTCTGACATTATTTACAGCAGCTTAGCGGATACATGGTTGAAGTGATGATACGAGTGGTTTgatgattaaaaagaaacataataGCAGGAGAGTACATGCTGCAGCTGATGCCTTCACTTGTCTTGCATCTTCTCCAGGATGGGGACGATCATGTCGAACTTGGGTCTCTTGGCCGGGTCTTCGTTCATGCAGAGCCTCATAAGTTTACAGATGTGAGGGGAAATCCCTGGAGGAATAGTGGGCCGGAGACCCTCAAGG
The Hippoglossus stenolepis isolate QCI-W04-F060 chromosome 15, HSTE1.2, whole genome shotgun sequence DNA segment above includes these coding regions:
- the LOC118122474 gene encoding phosphatidylinositol 3,4,5-trisphosphate 3-phosphatase TPTE2-like, producing MTAVTFLCFLRIIILVRLFRLAAQKKELEKVTRRMISENKRRYQKDGFDLDLTYVTDRVIAMSFPSSGKQSFYRNPIGEVARFLDAKHEDHYKVYNLCSEKGYDPQFFHYKVERVFIDDHNVPSLEDMLKYTANVREWMTDDPKNIIAIHCKGGKGRTGTLVCTWLIDSDQFENAQDSLEYFGERRTDKSRSSKFQGVETPSQSRYVGYYEIMKTRFNRQLPPPKPLHIKSIRIHSIAGVGKGDGSDLKVKIIVKKELVFQCVCAKQENCKVFPDVGNNAAVISLQNGPEVEGDVKVMFESSAGLPKGYEDVPFYFWFNTSFIENNRLFLPRDELDNPHKPKTWDLYKEDFGVSMFFSEP
- the smpd1 gene encoding sphingomyelin phosphodiesterase — translated: MRLPAVPPTCGLLTGFLVLLLPLLASGFPAHTPEKPGLVFLEQNRVRFNWRNVSCSMCKAAFTILDVALLADSNEERVARAFGEACIRLHLADEQVCRQITELFRDDFIRALQQSVLWPSEACAMLIGPSCGKFDIYAPWNITLPKVPKPPVTPPSPPKPGSPQSRVLFLTDIHWDKEYQAGSSADCKDPLCCRNDSGSPSWRRREAGYWGTYSKCDLPLRTVENLLENAAGAGSWDWVYWTGDIPAHNVWAQTRKQQLSELTKISRLIHKHLGPHVTVYPAVGNHESTPVNSFPPPFVHGNRSSSWLYDTMAEEWSAWLPKEALKTLRYGGFYTVKVQPGLRVVSLNMNFCARENFWLMVNSTDPANQLQWLAHILQTSEDQGEKVHIIGHIPPGLCLGSWSWNYYHIINRYESTIAGQFFGHTHLDEFQMFYDEDTMSRPLGVAFIAPSVTTYVNLNPGYRVYYVDGDYPGSSRLVLDHETYILNLTKVNHSPGAPLSPEQNPKWTLLYRATEAYGLSTLFPSDYDKLMQAFINDDRVFQRFWYFRHKGHVSSPCKETCKTSLLCFLRSGRYDELEQCDLLNGFKGNMVRAARKTLC